CATCTGTGTCAACATTGCCTTTGATGTTGCTTGGGTTATAGGGCTCTTGCTACAAATCCAAGCCACAAATTATGAGAATGAATTTATGTTGGTGAATAACTATCATTAACAAATATAAACAACACCTGTGAAGAGTAATATTGTAGCAGACTCTGATAATTCCAAGCAAAGGTTCCCCATGGACTGCAATTCCAATTAGAAAATTGCAACTAGACTCAGTTCATATACTAGACAAAGAACAAGATAAATAGATCCTGGACAATTTACCTCTGAACTTTGTCGATGCTACAGCAGTAAGAAGTACCTTCAGAACTTGCAGGATTGTACTGCAAATTGTTTTCTGGAATTAAAAAATGCGTAACAAGTGACATATGCTAAAAACAAGGTTAACAGACACGAGAACTCATACCTGTCAGTAGAAGAATTATCAACACAATTGCAAACCATATTCAGAATGTCTGTAAACAGAGGAACATTTTTCCCACCATCTAAACCAGGATCTCCCTCCAGATGATCATAGGCAATTAGTTTCTGTTCTTATGAAATTACAGACCATGTCAGTAACATTATGCAAAAAATGAAGCATTTGAATTTCCAAAaccaaattgaacaaaaataGGGAGGTGGAGGTCCTTTCAGAATATAAATAACAGGCTTTCAGATGGATTATGTCTTCCCTTAATGCTATATAAAAAACATACAGAAGACTATTAAGCAGAAAATAAacattgaaaaattataaatctaGAAAGAAAGCAACTACATACATGAAGACAATCTAAAGCTGGTTCAAGGATTTTTAAGTTCTTAGTCTCGAATGCAAGTCGAAGAGGATTTAGAACAAGCTCCACCTCAGCCCCTTCCAAGGTGTATCCAGCATTTGCCAAGGCAGTTGTGATGGTTCCACTAAGACCAGTTGGCTTACTAACATGCTGTGTATCCCCAGTGGAGCTACaagtaaaacaaaaaaacaaaaatgggaggTCATCCATGAGGTACCTTTCTAGTTTTAGTTCTGAGGGAACTGCaagtaaaacaaaaaacaaaattggAGGTGATCGGTAATTGTTACAATATCAGACATGACCACATTACCGCAAATGATATCAATTCCACTTTAATTTTAACAAGGCCATTTAAAGTGTTGGCTGAATCTGACAAAGGCTATAGTGATGGGTAAAAACTTTAGCTCTGAACTATAGGGAGCCTAAATAATTGTAAACAAATTGACCAAAAGACATATAAAAAGGCTATTTCATTGGGTTTATATCTTGGATAAGAAACTAGGGACAAGAAAAAGAGAGTAGCAGATTATAAGATTGTAAACAGAGTAAACCTTCCATCTCCAGGATTAGGCTCAGTGGATGAAGATTGCTGATTCCTTTGTTTTGGACTATCTGAGGAAtgcaaaaatataacaaaaagttAATAGGTGAAAACTGTGACCAACCAGCAACAATTTCAACATGAAATTACAGGAAACCTCATCATTACTCTCCCACCCTCCTCTTCTTAATGACTTCTTATTTCATGTAGCAACCCTATCAGCAAGATTGCCTTTTAGAGAATTAGTCAATCGGGGGAGAAGAAGAAACAGCATACTCCTAGACTCATCCATTTTAACAAGAAAAAGACAAAGATAACTATCAATTTGTTTTTCATAGTTCTTTTATTATTCCCTTTGGATAAAAACAAGTTTGAAATACACAGATTTCCCCTACGCATCCCTTCTAAAATCCATCAGACATGATAGAGAAAATCCTACTCATTTTGCTCATAGAAATGTAGAAGTACTTGATAGAAACATGAAGCTTCTTAATCAAATCTTAGAACAGATCATAACTTGTAAGCTCCACAACTACTCCAAAACCCTACTGTGTGTCCTAAGTACCATTCTAACTGCACTTTAAGTAATTTAATAGTTGAATGCGATTAAAAAGGAAGGCAACACTCAAATAACTGAACAACAGCTAATGCTGTAGAAAATTCAATAAAGCATGTTCCAGTGTCAGGAAATATGACTTTTTAAACTCGCATCGGTGTTTAAATTCACTGAAACTCAAAATTAGACTAACGAATAACAATAAGAAGAAAACGTACTAAATGCAAAGAAATTATAATTAAAGCACGATTACCAGATAAAAGAAGATCAATAAAAATCGCAAGGCAAATTCAGCTTCGAATCCAAAGAAACAATAAAAAGAGTAAAAGACAAAGATCcatgaaatatgaatttaaaaagaaactaCAGATCTGACCTAAATAAGTTTGAATAGCCTTTTGAAGATCAGGATTCTTTTTGGAGGAACATTCCTTGAGCATCGACTCGAATGCTCGACTCACAAATCCACCTGCCGCCATTTTATTCTTCTCTTCCCCGACGCTTGAGCGCAATAGTTTCGGAGTTTCTCGCTCTTTCACCTAAAACGCAAAATCCATAGACCAAACAGATAAATTGAGCGCTTCTAGATCGTCAGAGGAAGAGGTAGGATCTGCGAATGTATACACACAAATAgagaaatatatacatatatgtaaggaagaagaaagagaaggagACTTACCACGCTTTATAAATTGCTCCGAGAGAGAAGAAATTGTAGCGAAAACCCATGAAGATGTGGAAAAGAAATAAGCAGATTTAGCGAATTGATTATATTTGCAGGAAAATGTTTAAAAGAGTATGCATTGTTTGCGTTTACTGGGCTTTAGTTGCGATGAACCCGGACAATCCCGGATTTTGATTGGGTTTGGCGTTAGGACTAATAACGGTCAGATTTGTCCTTTCGATCTTTGCTAAAAATTgttctctttttattttaattctatacAATTATTTTTACAATATCATACAATAAATTATTTGTTCGGAGCTAACCCTTGTTTTGAGAGAATTTTTTAAGTGATGTGTATACTTTACAAGGGCTTTATAGATTTCTCAATGattgttaatattgttatatACTTTTTTACCGTAtgagtccctcaaaatctcattgttgaattggaaaataaaagtttaaatataaaattcaacatTATGTATCGTATCAATTTACTTCTAATTCTCATAAAATGGTAATCTACCAGTAACTTTTAAAGGAAAAAACATTTCTCTCCTCCTCCTATAAATTTCAATATgtattaatttacttttaatttcaacaATATAGTAATGTATGTGTACTTTGTTTAtcaatatttaaagaaaaaacgtaagggtataaaaaatatatattatattttttaaaaattcagtaaattctatatattagattataaaattataaaatcgataataatttttttttactttttaatgaacaaaaaatatttatgacaGCCTTTTTAAATTACCACGTAAGTTATAATCTTTAAtgcataaattattaattaatttccaaCTATTTAATATACAATCAGATTAGTTGATAAATTTCACATAAGATGTTGCTCTACTcataaacttttacataattaaaaatatatatcaaaccaTTTACATCAATATAAAAGAAACGAACACAATtactcaaaaaaaaagaaaaatattactcAAATTTTGAACCCAGTTTCAAGCCCAAACCCCGTTGGATGGAATCATGGAATATTGACTTCGAATTCGGGCCAATAAAATGGGCTCAAGAGATGTAAAGAGTACTCGTTTCCAAATTCTATTCGATAGACTCTTTTTATATGTGTTcttagaaaaagtaaaaatgaggAGAGGAATTTCCTATACcgtggaggtggaggtggaggtggagaTTCTTGATTATCTATCAACCACTTGCTTTTTGTTTCCTAACTTTTCCAttttcacaatatatatatataatactctCAACGAACCAAATGAATTGGTCTAGAAAAAGGAACTATATAGTAATTAATGATTCAATTGTGGAACtatattgtaattttatttatacCTCTTTAGTAAGTTATTATCTCACTGTCCAACTAATTTACTGTtagctatatatatgtataccacaaataaaaacaaattcatattattattatttttaaaaattttgacattggattaaatttatcacattttgatttttagttatcaaaaattttaagctccaacctcttatttttgaaatttcactataaataaaagtttttgaaatatattataaaaacctcttatttttaaagtttatttttattaaaaaatatcgATATTTTTACCAGGTAGTTTAAATAGATGATACATATAGCATCtcttaattttatttgtaaattattaaaattattattttttaatgtgcaAAAAAAACCCGGAAAAAGGAAAAACTTTATATAAAGTGAATTATATATGTGCGGTCCAGGGAAAGCCCCCAAAAAATTAATGAtgctaatattattaaaaaaattagcaatCAAAAGCTTCCTTGACCAAAGTCTTTGACTCGTTCATCCACTCATTGCAAAgctatattattaatatattacatatataattttacatAGTATTTAAGTTTTAACTCGGAGATAATAGGCAATAGGCATGTTAGGAATACgagaaaaataatataagaaaagaataatatgtatttcattatatatacatacatctaTTCAAAGGATCAAGCTTTTAGAGTTTAGACCATTTgactgtatttttttttcttctcttcactTTAGACTTCCCCAAAGAACAAAACTGACCCTTGTCCCTATGCCCAAACTATCAACTGACTGCtaaatatacaataattattGCTCCAAGCTCTATCTCCATGATGAATTGAGCAAATAATatgttaaaaagaaaagaaaaaaaactgtaGAAAATAGATAAAGGACGTAGATCAAGGCAGAAGATCGTCCCCGAATAGGTAAAGGAGTCGCTCGACGGCCCAACTAGGTTCATTCTTAGGCCACACCGAGCATTGTGAAGAAGTGAGTAAAGGGGACCTGCACAGGGGGCAAGTCTTGTGATTGTTACCATCATCTTGATCATGATCATAATCATGATGGTCGTGATCTTGATCCTCATCATAGTCAACCCATCTGTCAATGCAATCTTTGTGGAACACGTGACAACAGTTCCTCAATTCTCTGACCTCGTCACCTTCCTTCAGCTGACTCAAGCAGACTGCACACGTGTCAGACACCCAAGGCACCCTTTCCTTAGCATCTTCAAAGGTTGTCAACACCAGGCTGTCTCTAATCATTTGTGAAGAAACCAAAGAAGAAGGAGCGTTGTTTTGGGAGTCAGAAAAAATGAAACTAAATAAACTCGTGTCTTTAAACCTAAGAGCCCAAGACCAGACCCATCTTAAAACTGCTAAAACAACAGCTGTTTTGTAAAGAAGATGGGTTACAATTAGCCCTGGATCTTCTACAAAGAAACCCATTGAAGCAAcggaaaaaaaaaacagcaatGAAAGGGAGAGAGAATGGAAAGTAATTGgcaagagaaaggaaaggaaaaagaaaggggggGAATTAGAGGAGCATCTAAGGGGGCTTATATAAAAGTCAAGGGCCCAAGTGGGGTAGAGATAGTGGATTGCTTTGTTGGAATTTGTTGGTGTGTGAGTAAGCTTAGGAATAAAGGGAAGATAGAGAGGCAGGGGGAGGTCGAAGGGTCCAAGTGAATGATTACGGCATTACGTCACCATCGGGTGCAATCGTGTAAGCCACAGCTCACAAGGACGGTGGTCGATTATCTCAATTCTCAagtatctttcaaaaaaaaatttgtggtatttaattggaaatatatataatttctcttttagaaaaattataataaaagttaTCAAGGAGAAGCAAAAATATTAGGAGAGAACGCATTGGTTAAAGTTAGATTACAtccaataatttatataattatacatgGGCTGTTAAAGAcgttatattatatataagatatttatttttatttttatatattatttatttgtattttattagcatattataatatatatattttattctacAAACAGTCTTAAAAAATAGTTATgtgtctttttttaaatatttttttaatattatattctacttttataaaatatttgtcaATTCAAAACAccataaaatattatttcatattttcataagtacatattaattatttttaatgttgtttaaagtttttgtatttaaaaggattaa
The sequence above is drawn from the Gossypium hirsutum isolate 1008001.06 chromosome A05, Gossypium_hirsutum_v2.1, whole genome shotgun sequence genome and encodes:
- the LOC107958810 gene encoding brassinosteroid-responsive RING protein 1, with amino-acid sequence MGFFVEDPGLIVTHLLYKTAVVLAVLRWVWSWALRFKDTSLFSFIFSDSQNNAPSSLVSSQMIRDSLVLTTFEDAKERVPWVSDTCAVCLSQLKEGDEVRELRNCCHVFHKDCIDRWVDYDEDQDHDHHDYDHDQDDGNNHKTCPLCRSPLLTSSQCSVWPKNEPSWAVERLLYLFGDDLLP